From one Herpetosiphon gulosus genomic stretch:
- a CDS encoding DUF512 domain-containing protein translates to MEYQPNLSNIRPGNGGVIQAVAAGSTGAQLGLQAGDAILQVNGRVMRDVIDFRFAMTEDQVELLVRQAGEERSIQLTKNPDDMLGLDFVEPLFDRLRTCNNKCPFCFLTQMPKGFRKTLYLKDDDYRLSFLYGNFVTLTNLKEEDWDRIAEQRLGPMYISVHATDRTLRAILLGKPDVPDVLEQIRRLGDLGIDVHTQVVACPQLNDGPALAQTIHELGQLYPIVQSIAIVPVGLTRYRFEGKKPQSIKAAIRVHESAEWIDSNWEAQPIWQEEAPVANELFQAAKEGNLGFCARLGAATEVELRPYRGDEAAAVIDICEPFQEYYMAEHGSVLVYPSDEFYLLAGREQPDGSLYEGYDQLENGVGLVRQFQDEWAEIVPSLPSAVDKPTRMLLACATLAAPVLQQVAEQLSRIENLTVELCPVVNQFFGEMVTVSGLLTGGDVVAELQKHGPADIVMLPKVMFDHSGTRTIDEWTVEQIATALGAQVTMARMPHEIRRVVRQLSRQAKPRSQRRYLAQASMR, encoded by the coding sequence ATGGAATATCAACCAAATCTTAGTAATATTCGACCAGGCAATGGCGGGGTTATTCAAGCAGTCGCAGCAGGCAGTACTGGTGCGCAACTTGGGCTACAAGCTGGTGACGCAATTCTGCAAGTCAACGGTCGGGTGATGCGCGATGTGATTGATTTTCGCTTTGCCATGACTGAAGATCAAGTTGAGTTGCTGGTGCGCCAAGCTGGCGAAGAACGTAGCATCCAATTGACCAAAAACCCCGATGATATGCTTGGCCTCGATTTTGTCGAGCCATTATTTGATCGCTTGCGAACCTGCAATAATAAATGCCCCTTCTGCTTTCTGACCCAAATGCCTAAAGGATTCCGCAAAACACTCTACCTTAAGGACGATGACTATCGCTTGTCGTTTTTGTATGGTAACTTTGTAACATTGACGAATCTCAAGGAGGAAGATTGGGATCGGATTGCTGAACAACGCTTGGGGCCAATGTATATTTCAGTCCACGCGACTGATCGTACCTTGCGGGCAATTTTGTTGGGCAAGCCCGATGTTCCCGATGTGTTGGAGCAAATTCGGCGCTTAGGCGATTTGGGCATCGATGTGCATACCCAAGTCGTGGCATGTCCACAATTGAATGATGGCCCAGCCTTAGCCCAAACCATCCATGAATTGGGTCAGTTGTATCCAATTGTTCAAAGCATCGCGATTGTGCCAGTTGGCCTAACCCGTTATCGTTTTGAGGGCAAAAAACCCCAAAGCATCAAAGCTGCCATCCGCGTGCACGAAAGCGCCGAATGGATTGATAGCAACTGGGAAGCTCAGCCAATTTGGCAAGAAGAAGCGCCGGTTGCCAACGAATTGTTTCAAGCGGCCAAGGAAGGAAATCTCGGCTTTTGTGCGCGGTTAGGGGCGGCCACCGAAGTCGAGTTGCGGCCATATCGTGGCGATGAAGCCGCTGCTGTAATCGACATCTGCGAACCATTTCAAGAATATTACATGGCCGAACATGGCTCGGTCTTGGTCTATCCCTCGGATGAGTTTTATCTGTTGGCGGGCCGCGAACAGCCCGATGGCTCGTTGTACGAAGGCTACGATCAATTAGAGAATGGTGTGGGCCTGGTGCGCCAATTCCAAGATGAATGGGCCGAGATTGTGCCTTCGCTGCCAAGTGCTGTCGATAAACCCACCCGCATGTTGCTGGCTTGTGCAACCCTCGCCGCTCCCGTGTTGCAACAAGTCGCTGAACAACTTAGTCGAATTGAAAACCTGACCGTGGAATTATGCCCAGTCGTCAATCAATTTTTTGGCGAGATGGTGACAGTTTCGGGCTTGCTGACTGGCGGCGATGTGGTCGCTGAGTTACAAAAGCATGGCCCAGCTGATATTGTGATGCTGCCGAAAGTGATGTTCGATCACTCCGGAACTCGCACAATTGATGAATGGACTGTTGAACAAATTGCAACCGCACTTGGTGCGCAGGTGACAATGGCACGGATGCCCCACGAAATTCGCAGGGTCGTGCGTCAACTCAGCCGCCAAGCTAAACCGCGCTCGCAGCGCCGGTATCTGGCTCAGGCTTCAATGCGCTAG
- the der gene encoding ribosome biogenesis GTPase Der codes for MEKPIVAIVGRPNVGKSTLFNKLIGERRAIIADEAGTTRDRQYGETIWNGRVFTIVDTAGLLVGDDDPNLPLAEIVRRTHQQAQLAIDEADVIVFMVDVREGLIAADEEVAALLRRSSKPVVLGVNKADTEDRRQNAVEFYNLGLGDPIALSAYHGTGSGDLLDEIVRNLPAGQEEEEDDNSLKIAIVGRPNVGKSSLLNKLVGEERVVVSDIPGTTRDSIDTKLTYKGIPITLIDTAGIRRRGSIEQGIERYSVLRTMKAIERCHIALILVDAQEGPTAQDTHVAGMVLEANKGLAIIVNKWDLIDKAKFSYEDAKTTMSQVFHFAPYAPIEFISAKTGQRATKVLDIAQTIQSERNKRVSTSDINNLLRAAVREHPPTAMHKGAHLRLFYATQAQVEPPVFLFFSNAPEQVHFGYKRYLENRIREQYGFIGTPIILVFKGREEEQTVSVSGKR; via the coding sequence ATGGAAAAACCAATTGTGGCGATTGTTGGCCGACCTAATGTTGGCAAATCGACCTTGTTTAATAAGCTGATTGGCGAGCGCCGCGCGATTATTGCCGATGAAGCTGGCACAACCCGCGACCGCCAATATGGCGAAACGATCTGGAATGGCCGCGTATTTACCATTGTAGATACGGCAGGTTTGTTGGTTGGCGATGATGATCCAAACTTGCCTTTAGCCGAAATTGTGCGCCGTACTCACCAACAAGCTCAGCTGGCGATCGACGAAGCCGATGTGATTGTGTTTATGGTCGATGTACGTGAAGGCTTGATCGCTGCTGATGAAGAGGTTGCCGCCTTATTGCGCCGTAGCAGCAAACCTGTAGTCTTGGGTGTAAACAAAGCTGATACCGAAGATCGCCGCCAAAATGCGGTTGAGTTCTACAACCTTGGCTTGGGCGACCCAATTGCTTTGAGCGCCTATCATGGCACCGGCTCAGGCGATTTGCTTGATGAAATTGTGCGCAATTTGCCAGCAGGCCAAGAAGAAGAGGAAGACGACAATTCGCTGAAAATTGCGATTGTCGGGCGACCAAACGTTGGTAAATCGAGCTTGCTGAATAAATTGGTCGGCGAAGAGCGGGTGGTTGTTAGCGATATTCCTGGCACAACTCGCGATTCAATCGACACCAAATTGACCTATAAAGGCATTCCAATTACCTTGATCGATACCGCTGGGATTCGGCGACGTGGCTCGATTGAGCAAGGGATTGAACGCTACAGTGTGTTACGCACGATGAAAGCAATCGAGCGTTGCCATATTGCCCTGATTTTGGTCGATGCCCAAGAAGGCCCGACCGCTCAAGACACCCACGTGGCAGGCATGGTTTTGGAAGCCAACAAAGGCTTGGCGATTATCGTCAACAAATGGGATTTGATCGATAAAGCCAAATTCAGCTACGAAGATGCCAAAACCACCATGTCGCAGGTGTTTCACTTTGCGCCGTATGCGCCGATTGAATTTATTTCGGCTAAAACTGGCCAACGCGCTACCAAAGTGCTCGATATTGCCCAAACCATCCAGAGCGAACGCAACAAACGCGTTAGCACTTCGGATATTAACAACTTGTTGCGGGCAGCGGTGCGCGAACACCCACCAACAGCAATGCATAAAGGCGCTCACTTGCGCTTGTTCTATGCAACCCAAGCCCAAGTTGAGCCACCAGTCTTCTTGTTCTTCTCGAATGCACCAGAACAAGTGCACTTTGGCTACAAGCGCTACCTCGAAAATCGTATTCGCGAACAATATGGCTTTATTGGCACACCAATTATTTTGGTGTTCAAAGGTCGCGAGGAAGAGCAAACCGTTTCGGTTTCTGGCAAACGCTAA
- a CDS encoding glycosyltransferase encodes MAQPIAYMMSRFPHLSETFILREMLEMERLGWEVKLFPLMLQQQAVVHDEAKRWIPLAQPQPFISPHVALSSLQRLVKQPLKTSSIVAKTLAESATAPSELVRKLALIPKAITLAKHMQAQQIAHIHCHYATYPAFAAWIINRLTGIPYSFTVHGHDIFVNRAMLPTKARGASAIMAIAEFHREFLVEKLGEWVRDRIHIVHCGIRPERYQPQPKPAGERFEILTTGSLQDYKGHPFLIQACSFLRDRGVAFRCRIIGGGEDRPMLEQLIAEKQLTGMVELLGPQPETAVRELLATADCYVQASIITPSGKMEGIPVSLMEALACELPVVASRMSGIPELVRHGETGYLVPPANAAALADQLLYVRDHPEEAASYAARGRELVQSDFNLVTCVEKLSETLLAVNPALQRPIQRNA; translated from the coding sequence GTGGCACAGCCAATTGCTTACATGATGTCACGGTTTCCGCATCTGTCGGAAACCTTTATTCTGCGTGAAATGCTCGAAATGGAGCGGCTTGGCTGGGAGGTTAAGCTGTTTCCGTTGATGTTGCAGCAACAAGCGGTCGTCCACGATGAGGCTAAGCGCTGGATTCCACTGGCTCAGCCCCAGCCATTTATCTCGCCCCATGTTGCCCTGAGTTCGTTACAGCGCTTAGTGAAACAACCCCTCAAAACGAGTAGTATCGTCGCGAAAACCCTAGCCGAAAGTGCTACAGCCCCCAGCGAATTAGTGCGTAAATTGGCATTAATTCCTAAAGCAATCACCTTGGCTAAGCATATGCAGGCTCAGCAGATTGCCCATATTCATTGCCATTACGCCACTTATCCAGCCTTTGCTGCTTGGATTATCAATCGCCTAACTGGTATTCCCTATTCCTTCACCGTCCATGGTCACGATATTTTTGTCAATCGGGCGATGCTGCCGACCAAAGCCCGTGGGGCTAGCGCAATTATGGCGATTGCTGAGTTTCACCGCGAATTTTTGGTCGAAAAATTAGGCGAGTGGGTGCGTGATCGGATTCATATTGTGCATTGTGGTATTCGCCCTGAGCGCTATCAACCTCAACCCAAGCCAGCTGGCGAACGCTTTGAAATTTTGACCACTGGCAGTTTGCAAGATTACAAAGGCCATCCCTTCTTGATTCAGGCCTGTAGCTTCTTGCGTGATCGTGGGGTTGCCTTCCGCTGCCGCATTATTGGCGGTGGCGAAGATCGCCCAATGCTTGAGCAATTGATCGCCGAAAAACAATTAACCGGCATGGTCGAATTGCTTGGCCCGCAGCCCGAAACCGCTGTGCGCGAACTATTAGCCACGGCTGATTGCTATGTCCAAGCCAGCATCATCACCCCCTCAGGCAAAATGGAAGGTATTCCTGTATCGTTGATGGAAGCCTTAGCCTGTGAATTACCAGTTGTGGCCTCGCGCATGTCGGGTATTCCAGAATTGGTGCGCCACGGCGAAACAGGCTATCTTGTGCCGCCCGCCAATGCCGCAGCCCTAGCCGATCAACTGCTGTATGTGCGCGATCACCCTGAGGAAGCCGCTAGTTACGCTGCTCGTGGCCGCGAACTGGTCCAAAGCGACTTCAACTTAGTAACTTGCGTCGAAAAACTTTCCGAAACATTACTCGCCGTGAATCCCGCTTTGCAACGGCCAATTCAACGCAATGCCTAA
- a CDS encoding sugar transferase yields the protein MASSLNYRENPAYAWLFQIQPNRSPMARQVYLVSKRAMDLLILLMAMPFLLPFFLLCAILIKIDSPNGPIMFTQKRTGQGGRTFRMYKFRTMVPNAEEMKKQLMHLNELQWPDFKISNDPRITKVGKFLRKTSLDELPQLLNVIKGEMSLVGPRPTSFGAHTYDLWQTERLDVQPGLTGLWQLFGRASTEFHDRLLLDIAYIERRCLWLDIQILFRTIPAVLKQRGAH from the coding sequence ATGGCTTCTTCACTCAATTACCGTGAAAATCCAGCCTATGCCTGGCTGTTTCAGATTCAACCTAATCGCTCACCAATGGCTCGGCAGGTCTATTTGGTTAGTAAACGAGCGATGGATTTGTTGATTTTGTTGATGGCAATGCCATTTTTGCTGCCATTCTTTCTCTTATGTGCTATTTTGATCAAAATTGATTCGCCTAATGGGCCGATTATGTTTACTCAAAAACGTACAGGCCAAGGTGGCAGAACGTTTCGAATGTACAAATTTCGCACAATGGTGCCCAACGCTGAAGAAATGAAAAAGCAGTTGATGCACCTCAACGAATTACAATGGCCCGATTTTAAAATTAGCAACGATCCACGCATCACCAAGGTTGGCAAATTCTTACGCAAAACCAGCCTCGATGAATTGCCTCAATTGTTGAATGTGATCAAAGGCGAGATGAGCCTGGTCGGCCCACGCCCAACCTCATTTGGCGCTCATACCTACGACTTGTGGCAAACTGAACGCCTCGATGTCCAGCCAGGTTTAACCGGGCTATGGCAATTATTCGGTCGCGCTAGCACCGAGTTCCATGATCGCTTGCTCTTGGATATTGCCTATATCGAACGCCGCTGCTTGTGGCTCGATATTCAAATTCTGTTCCGCACGATTCCCGCCGTGTTGAAGCAGCGGGGTGCACATTAG
- a CDS encoding acyl-CoA dehydrogenase — protein MDFQLTQEQQELRQSVREFAERELLPKAKDVDEKAQIPASTWQKMADMGLMGLPFAEELGGAGADAISAALAVEEIARCCGSTALSYAAHVGLGSAPIAMFGNDQQKEQFLRPAAEGRYLGAFGLTEPHAGSDAGSTRTTAVRDGNEWVINGAKMWITNAAEAGHLIATAITNKDRGKRGISAIIIPKGTPGVHFGSPEHKMGLRGSNTHAITFDNVRVPLENLLGAEGDGFVQFLKVLDGGRISIGAMAIGLGVAAMEAAVSYARERQAFGHAIGSYQSISNMLADMDTELEAARLLILRAAWLKENGKPFTREAAIAKLYASEASERACRNAVQIFGGYGYSSEYPVERYYRDTRLLTIGEGTSEILRMVISRGLLGELA, from the coding sequence ATGGATTTCCAGTTAACCCAAGAACAGCAAGAGTTACGTCAGAGTGTGCGTGAATTTGCTGAGCGTGAGTTATTGCCCAAAGCCAAAGACGTTGATGAAAAAGCCCAGATTCCAGCCTCAACTTGGCAAAAAATGGCCGATATGGGCTTGATGGGCTTGCCTTTTGCTGAAGAATTGGGCGGTGCAGGAGCCGATGCGATTAGCGCGGCGCTGGCAGTTGAAGAAATTGCCCGCTGTTGTGGCTCGACTGCGCTTTCCTATGCGGCCCATGTTGGTTTGGGTAGCGCCCCAATCGCCATGTTTGGCAACGATCAACAAAAAGAGCAATTTCTGCGGCCAGCTGCTGAAGGTCGTTACCTTGGGGCATTTGGCTTAACTGAACCCCATGCTGGCTCGGATGCTGGCTCAACGCGCACTACTGCCGTGCGCGATGGCAACGAATGGGTGATCAACGGTGCAAAAATGTGGATCACCAACGCCGCCGAAGCAGGCCACTTGATCGCCACCGCTATTACCAATAAAGATCGCGGCAAACGTGGCATCAGCGCGATCATCATTCCCAAAGGTACGCCTGGAGTGCATTTTGGCAGCCCTGAGCACAAAATGGGTTTACGTGGATCAAATACTCACGCTATCACCTTTGATAATGTGCGGGTTCCGCTTGAAAATCTGCTGGGAGCCGAAGGCGATGGCTTTGTGCAATTCCTCAAAGTGCTTGATGGCGGACGAATCTCGATTGGGGCCATGGCAATTGGTTTAGGCGTGGCCGCAATGGAAGCTGCGGTTAGCTATGCCCGTGAGCGCCAAGCCTTTGGCCATGCAATTGGTAGCTATCAATCGATCAGCAATATGTTGGCTGATATGGATACCGAGCTAGAAGCTGCTCGTTTGCTGATTTTACGTGCCGCATGGCTCAAAGAAAATGGCAAACCCTTTACCCGCGAAGCAGCGATTGCCAAACTCTACGCCTCGGAAGCCTCAGAACGGGCCTGCCGCAACGCCGTGCAAATCTTTGGCGGCTACGGCTATAGCAGCGAATATCCGGTTGAGCGCTACTATCGCGACACCCGTTTGCTGACCATTGGCGAAGGCACATCGGAAATTCTGCGTATGGTCATCTCACGTGGTTTACTTGGCGAATTAGCCTAA
- a CDS encoding HD domain-containing phosphohydrolase — protein MTSQTVVQNSAFELEQVLVVIERADAIASSMTLDPLLDRMLALLIEIAGGEAGTLYLVDDDEIVFQVVHGDPASQHLVGMRLPINIGLVGATIRAAQPLWIEDINADPRWDRRLGEANSLQLRSLLSLPLLLEEQVVGVIQIFNPQRSEPRLLKLLGNRMAAEVEKARLLKKSQQRESRLSALVEIVGHIGSTLDRKTLLNLIIDYARILLDAEASSLFLTEPETGDLILQHSTGHLHERVQSVRLAKGRGIAGYVAETGETICVGDVKRDQRHDGSVDQMTGFDTRSILAVPLRTRCITFGRERAQSEEHLIGCIEVLNKRDGRFDDDDKLLLQTLARQAATVLEIADLYADVNELFLDVIQALTAAIDAKDPYTEGHSKRVSEFAVAIAEELELEPSFIHHLRIGAILHDVGKIGISDGVLKKPGRLTDDEFGEMKSHPEIGERILGHIRMLQTELPVIIQHHERLDGSGYPYGLAKGQISLGGRIVAVADAFDAMTSDRPYRRGLPIEEAFRRLRAGADTEFDAVCVEALWQALNRGRVRPQRLRDDIGDHRIINDATPFRTPLTPSA, from the coding sequence ATGACATCGCAGACGGTTGTGCAAAATAGTGCCTTTGAGTTGGAACAGGTGTTGGTCGTGATTGAGCGGGCTGATGCGATTGCTAGTAGCATGACCCTCGATCCTTTGCTTGATCGCATGCTGGCCTTGTTGATCGAGATTGCTGGCGGTGAGGCGGGTACGCTCTATCTGGTTGATGACGATGAGATCGTTTTTCAGGTTGTCCATGGCGATCCGGCGAGTCAACATTTGGTTGGCATGCGTTTACCAATTAATATCGGTTTGGTTGGGGCTACAATTCGTGCAGCTCAACCATTGTGGATCGAAGATATCAACGCCGATCCACGTTGGGATCGTCGGCTAGGCGAGGCCAATAGCCTGCAATTACGCTCGCTACTGTCGTTGCCGCTCCTGCTCGAAGAACAGGTCGTTGGCGTGATTCAGATTTTCAATCCGCAACGTTCTGAGCCGCGCTTGCTCAAACTCTTGGGCAATCGGATGGCTGCCGAAGTCGAAAAAGCACGCTTGTTGAAAAAAAGCCAGCAACGTGAATCACGCTTGAGTGCCTTGGTCGAGATTGTGGGCCATATTGGCTCGACCCTCGACCGCAAGACCTTGCTAAATTTGATCATCGATTATGCGCGAATTTTGCTTGATGCCGAGGCTAGTTCGCTGTTTTTGACTGAGCCAGAAACAGGCGATTTGATTTTGCAGCATTCGACGGGCCATCTGCATGAACGCGTTCAGTCGGTGCGTTTGGCCAAAGGCCGTGGTATCGCGGGCTACGTCGCTGAAACTGGCGAGACAATCTGCGTTGGCGATGTCAAGCGCGATCAACGCCACGATGGTAGTGTTGATCAGATGACCGGTTTTGATACCCGTTCGATTTTGGCCGTGCCATTGCGCACTCGTTGCATTACCTTTGGCCGTGAACGAGCGCAATCCGAGGAACATCTGATTGGTTGCATCGAGGTTTTGAACAAACGCGATGGCCGTTTCGATGATGATGATAAATTGTTGTTGCAAACCTTGGCACGTCAAGCAGCAACCGTGCTCGAAATTGCCGATTTGTATGCTGATGTCAACGAGCTATTTCTTGATGTTATTCAAGCCTTGACGGCGGCGATTGATGCCAAAGACCCGTATACCGAAGGCCATTCCAAGCGGGTTTCGGAATTTGCCGTGGCGATTGCTGAAGAATTAGAGCTTGAGCCAAGCTTTATTCACCACCTGCGGATTGGTGCGATTTTGCACGATGTTGGCAAAATTGGCATTAGCGATGGGGTGCTGAAAAAGCCTGGACGCTTGACCGACGATGAATTTGGCGAGATGAAATCGCATCCTGAGATTGGCGAGCGAATTCTCGGCCATATTCGCATGTTGCAAACCGAGTTACCAGTGATTATTCAACATCACGAGCGACTTGATGGCAGCGGCTACCCGTATGGCTTAGCCAAAGGCCAAATTTCACTCGGTGGACGAATTGTCGCCGTGGCCGATGCCTTTGATGCCATGACCTCTGACCGACCGTATCGCAGAGGCTTACCAATTGAAGAAGCGTTTCGACGTTTGCGGGCTGGAGCCGACACAGAATTTGATGCTGTCTGTGTTGAAGCACTCTGGCAAGCATTAAATCGTGGGCGAGTTCGCCCGCAACGGCTGCGTGATGATATTGGCGACCATCGAATTATCAACGATGCAACACCATTTCGCACTCCACTAACACCATCGGCTTGA
- a CDS encoding RNA methyltransferase — translation MPFQRPKRRSPQRGPQSNAARPARPGRPGSRPNQAPTRGPRHDPAGRPAGAAPAGVVRQRAFVKQPTVDMSRPLFAVQTQPGVGQLLLAEINATLQKPMLVAQRHITQKDDMLLFHTNTNSKELFNLRTAEDLFVVAARAFNISPDQSGLKQIHAAVKNSPLVPTALRVFTLNGGRTPKITSFRVVTRVTGKQDFARKAVGIAVADAVRDNWPGRWKLVEEDADVEMWVTLFGSEIVVAIRLSTGGMRHRIQRVVDRPAALRPAIAAAMVRLSNPQPTDVFLDAMAGTGTIIAERAAIGPFERLIAGDKSREAVKALSRNLASVGGDLAIRRLDATDLPFQPGEINKLVTNLPFGKQVNNIDELHQLYSGVCAEWARIVAPGGMIVALAAEIDVLREKINATPELRVRGTFPIAVLGQTATIVQLERRRM, via the coding sequence ATGCCATTCCAACGCCCAAAACGCCGTAGCCCACAGCGCGGCCCGCAATCGAATGCCGCTCGTCCAGCCCGACCTGGCCGACCTGGCTCACGCCCCAATCAAGCGCCAACCCGTGGCCCACGCCATGATCCTGCTGGCCGCCCAGCGGGTGCAGCTCCCGCCGGAGTAGTCCGCCAGCGAGCATTTGTCAAACAACCAACCGTCGATATGAGTCGTCCGTTGTTTGCGGTGCAAACCCAACCTGGGGTTGGCCAATTGTTGTTGGCCGAAATTAATGCGACCTTGCAAAAACCAATGCTGGTTGCCCAACGCCACATTACCCAAAAAGATGATATGTTGTTGTTTCATACCAACACCAACTCCAAAGAATTGTTTAATCTGCGAACTGCCGAAGATTTATTTGTGGTAGCAGCACGGGCTTTCAATATCTCACCTGATCAAAGTGGCTTGAAGCAAATTCACGCTGCGGTCAAAAATAGCCCGTTGGTGCCAACGGCTCTGCGGGTTTTCACCTTGAATGGTGGTCGCACGCCCAAAATCACCAGTTTTCGGGTGGTAACGCGGGTCACTGGCAAGCAAGATTTTGCCCGTAAAGCCGTGGGTATCGCCGTGGCCGATGCGGTGCGCGATAACTGGCCAGGCCGCTGGAAGTTGGTCGAAGAAGATGCCGATGTTGAAATGTGGGTAACCCTGTTTGGTAGCGAAATTGTGGTCGCAATTCGGCTTTCAACTGGCGGTATGCGCCATCGCATTCAGCGCGTGGTTGATCGTCCGGCGGCCTTGCGACCTGCGATTGCTGCGGCGATGGTGCGGCTCTCCAACCCGCAACCAACCGATGTCTTTTTAGATGCCATGGCTGGCACAGGAACGATCATTGCTGAACGGGCAGCAATTGGGCCGTTTGAGCGGCTAATTGCTGGCGATAAGAGCCGTGAAGCAGTCAAAGCCCTGAGCCGAAACTTAGCAAGTGTTGGCGGCGATTTAGCCATTCGCCGTTTAGATGCTACTGACTTACCATTCCAACCAGGCGAAATTAACAAGCTCGTCACCAATTTGCCCTTTGGTAAACAAGTCAACAATATCGATGAATTGCATCAATTGTATTCTGGGGTCTGTGCAGAATGGGCGCGAATCGTTGCGCCTGGTGGCATGATCGTGGCGCTGGCTGCCGAAATCGATGTGCTGCGCGAAAAAATCAATGCCACGCCAGAATTACGAGTTCGTGGAACGTTCCCAATCGCTGTATTGGGCCAAACGGCCACGATTGTGCAACTTGAACGTCGTAGAATGTAG
- the yhbY gene encoding ribosome assembly RNA-binding protein YhbY codes for MLTLNSNQRQYLRRLAHDLKPVVQIGKQGLSSTVVAAVAAALDAHELIKVKFGEFKEERRELTDQLVADTEATLVALVGNVAILYRPSRLDDKQVIVLPR; via the coding sequence ATGCTCACATTAAATAGTAATCAACGCCAATATTTGCGCCGCTTGGCTCACGACCTCAAGCCTGTGGTGCAAATTGGCAAACAAGGGCTTTCAAGTACGGTGGTAGCCGCTGTGGCCGCCGCCCTTGATGCCCATGAATTGATCAAAGTGAAGTTTGGCGAATTTAAAGAAGAACGGCGCGAATTAACTGATCAATTGGTGGCTGATACTGAGGCTACGTTGGTTGCGTTGGTGGGCAATGTAGCGATTCTGTATCGTCCAAGTCGGCTTGACGATAAGCAAGTGATTGTGTTGCCACGCTAA